The Anabas testudineus chromosome 5, fAnaTes1.2, whole genome shotgun sequence region CCTCGTGTGGATAAGCTGGTGGAGAGGATCTTCCACTGCAGCTGCCAGTCCTGCATTAAGGAAGGTGCCCAGGAGGGGGCAGTGATGCAGCTGTATCCGGCAGACAACGGCCTGGATCCTCCGTCTTCACCGGACACCCTGAGCGGGGTTCAGTCTCACCCTCTGCCCCACTCAGACACACCCTCTAATAAGCATGCTCGCCTACACACAGACCATCACACACTACCACATACATCAGGCGGAGGGTAGCTTTGTCATTGTCTGACTCTCTCTGCCACTTTCTGCTCGTATCCTCTTTACTCTCCTCCACACTGCGTCATTTGAATCAATCTGTAGTATTGTAAAGGCACTTTTCAAATATGACTTCACTTTGTGTTAAAACCTTTCTctaaaagtcacacacactcacacagtaaTGCTATCAGATCACACTCTTTTGTATAtgaacacatacagacacacccACCTATGCACtcttttttatgtgtgcatCCAGACATGACTATAGTCTGTTAATAAGCTGCCGTGTCATTACCTTTAATCTGCTTTGAATGCAATAAATTGTGTTGTTATGATAACCGCCTGCTGATCTGTTCTATTTTCACATGATGGTTTTCCTCTCTCGTTTTTTTggcacaaaacattttagttggagaaagtttctttgtgctgaactcaaaataaaagtagcCACAGCTTCCTTTCACCGTTTCTGAAAATGAAGCTGTGTCTGTATGATCATGTGGCTGCTGCATGGATTTGGGCCATGGCACATGGTCTTGTTTTCTCTGATTAACAGAACTAAACTCCATCATGAACAAACATTTATAGATGTTGTCGCAGCTTACTGGAGCACACAAGAGCTGCGTGATAAGAAGAGATTCAGAGTCTGATCTCAGAGTGCTAGAAGGTTTAATCACACTTCATGTGTGATGGGAGAAAGTTTCACCCAGAGCCTTGTTTAACCATGTTcataattcatgttttgttaAGAGAAGTTCACTTTTTTCTAGGTTGGTCTAAAAACAGCGCTCACATGTACAAATGATTCTTCTTTGTGTGGCTACAGAGACGTGGGAGCAAatgctttttaataataaatgaatcatgGATTTAAGAGGAGCTCCTCTTTCTTATTTCTCCTGCATTTACTGTTAAATTACACAGTTGTTTTCAGAAACCTTCCGGGAAAATGTTTGGCAAAAGTTCAAACTTGAAATTTGTAGAGGTGTCATCACAGTTAGGGTGGACTAAGTTTAGCTTGCAGCCAAGACAAtagaataatttaataataaaatttttTCGTGCTTTACAGGGCAgaaaaagtcaataaaaaagacaagaggagatgcaaaaataaataagtaaataaacaagtaaaagGTATGAAGACACTGACAGGACAATATAAAACTGCACAGATGGAAAgttaaaatatattgtatatatatatattataatattgttaACATTAATTTACGCGCTTGCTGCTTCAGCTACTCGGTTTTTCTTATTGTAACAAACTCTGTTAAAATTCTCACCTTATCGTCTTTTAAACATTGGAAAGTTACAACATCAATGGAAGAATATATGTGGATAGATACAGCGTTTATAGTCGATGTGCTGCTTCTTGACCTTAAGTGGCACTGGACAAAGATGGGTTGCCATGGTAACCTGCCCGATGCTGTTCAGTGAATTGATGGTGAGTGACCTCGCAAGTGGCTCGAGGCTGAGAGTGACACAATCAGAGGTGGACACACAAAGCTCAGTGGTCCTCAGAGGAGAGGATGACCAGCAGACGGTGAGCTGGGTTACAGGAACCTAACTTCGTATTGACGGACAGAGGAGACGTAAAGATGAATATTACTGAAGATCACTGTTCGAACTGACCTCCAAATAATATATGTTTAGAAAGTGCATCGACAGTCCAGCAGATGTCAGCAGATGTCACAGGTGGATTCCACAGttatttcatttcctgttcacCTCTTAACCTCCTCAACTTTCCAAACGAGAGAACAGAGCGAACACCTTCCCCTCAGACTCTCCACAGCATCTCACCTCTCCTTCATCAATCAGCCTCTCATCTCCACATCCAGACAAcatcttttcttccatttcttgctgcagctctgcaccgTATCTTTTTCGCTTGTTCTATGTAATTAAATTTGAACAGCGAAAGGTTGACTGTCTGCCTGGGCCTCAAAACAAATCGATCACGCTCTTATCTCACTGCCACACGGCTGACAAAGCTGTGAGTTTAGtgaaagaagagggagaaactCAGAGGGACATTTCTGAAAACATCACATCTTCTTGTCAAATATTAACTTATTAATCTACTAGTTCTAAAGTACTGAAACGTCCCACCTTTCACCTGGTACAAACACAACACCCTCATGTGTTTCTGTATAATGCTTGTTTTCTGATCCAGTTCTATGTGTATTCTTACATAAGTTCAGAGCAGATGGACGAGGTGCAGCATGTGTAAGCTGTAATTAATGAGCATCCTAATCTAATTTCCCTTAGATATGATACGATCCAATTACCTGAGTAAACAGGcacacagtacatttacttttaaaccTTGGGAAACAGAGGTTCCCTGAGGTTTGACTGGACGAGATATTCAGAAAGCAGTCAAACCCCTGCAGTTTTTTATTGTATGGTAGATATTTGAGTCCATCTATATCCAATGACAAATGAACGGTTTCATAAAGTCTTTTTTCCAATGTAGTTTCTGGTTGAAAGCTTCACTACACCCTGAAGTGATGTGATGCTGTCCTGGCCAAATCACATGTACTTCAACATCATCACACTGAGGAGATGAAGTTCAACCACTGCAGGTCAGTAAAAAATAAGGTTTCAACTCATGCAGTTTTTtcatcacatgttttttttaatgtgataatCCTTCAAGTTAAGACTACTCACAGCTGTAAAGCAACAGTTAGCAGCCTGAATGGAGCCATCAGCTGAGTTATTAACCCTTTAttataatacagtacatgttactGTGCTGAGGAGGTGTTCGTGTGTGttttgacaaaaaaatctgaaactaatctgaaatctgaagttAAATACATACAGCTGGGACCACGTGGACGCGCACTGACGGCGGGGCGCGCGGCCCGGAGCCGCTCGCTCCATCACACGCACGGCGgctcctgcagcagcatcacttgTGCAGCGCGGGGTTCAACTCACAGGTGCCTGAGCTGCAAGCTGCTGTAGAAACAAACTGCTTCGAGAAGTCTTCATCTGATTTTGTACGGAAAGTAAGAAAATCCAGGTCGATCGGAGGGAGACGAGCTGAACACGCACGGTGCACGGACTGACGGGTTTCTGCTGTTTGGAGGTAGGAAACACTAATGTCACCaaattgttgtgttgtttaaagACGCCCTGTTTCAGCCTCAGTGAGATTACTACACTGTGTGCATGCAGAGGAGCTCCGTGGTTTTATCACTTTCCAAatggaaaaagcagaaaaagagtgacgtgaaaaaattaaaactaaatgtccTGCACAGTGTTGCACGTATCAAATGTAAACAAGTAAAGTGAGTAGATCCAACAAAAACCAACGAGTTGATGACatagattaaataaaactgcagtgaGAGGGCCAGGGCATGGGATGCTGCACACAACTGGTTTATGTCTGCAGCTCAGCAGGATGCTCAGGTTAAAAGGTTTCGGACTGATTCCGTTTAAAAGGATCCTATCGACATACCGTCCGGTCTTTAGTGGCAAAGCCACGGTCGATGAAATCGACCAGAGGAGCGACACAAAGACGTGCGTGTAAAGTCAGAGTCGGCTGTTTGATTTACTTAGTCTGATGAGTTATTGGCTGCAAGGAAAAGATGACAGCGTGAGGACAGAGATCTGTCTGTGCCCCACTGCTCTTATTTAAAATCCAGCAGGTATGCAGAAATTAGACACAGCTGAAGCAAACACGTACAGCATGCACTTTAGTCATTGTTTGTAATTGTAAGTAAGAAATGGATCAGTTCAAAATGCCATTAGTTTAATTATATGGATACAGATTTTCACTCTACAGcgtttaaatatgtaaaataaatgttttgtaaacGTGCTCAGGAGTGAGAgggttttgcattttgtctccTTTTATAATGCCTGTGTCTATTTTGCATTGATTGAAGAGATCAGCCACTTGTAAACCATGAATACATGTGTGAGTAGctgctctcctcttcttcaggaTGTGTGGTATGGACGTGGACCTGGATGATGGAGGCTCAGgcgaggaagagaaagaggaggagttCTGGATCGGGGAGGGGGTGAAGATGCTGCCTCCTCCTGTGGCCCACAGCGAGGGCAGCGCGTGGGGCAGCCGCAGGGGCAGGTGCGGCTGCGTGGCCTGCGGGGCGGCTCTCGTCCTCTGGAACCTGTGTGTGGTCGTGGCCAGCGCTCTGCTCCTGGCCGTGGTCTTCTCTGTGGTGCTGCTGCctgcagtgctgctgctctACGCCGGCTTCCTCTGCCACTCGAGGGTGAGTTGCCAGCAGACAGGTGAACCCCACTTAACAGCTGCTACCCGTGTTTGTTTATCCTCATTAGAGCGAGGACGAGCTGAGAGGACACGTTATTGTAGTTAATAGCTGATTCATTGGTGCAGTTTGAGCTTTAAACTGCAGGATGTCACGTTGCATCTGAGCAAATCACGCCTGGATGACTAGTCAGAGGAACTGATGTAGGGGGTTACGATTATAATACCAAATACTAGACACTGATTCTGGTGGCAGGAATGCTAATAGGCCCACAGCACCATAGTTTCACATCACTAGACAATAagatgcacatttaaaaaagccGAGTTAATGTGGAGTACAGTATTTAGCAAGTTATTAGATTGTTTAAATCTCCACAAATTTAGGTTCCAAAAGATTTGTCACAGTCTGTTTTATCTGATAGAagtgttttctgtcactgaCAGTGCagcaaatgtgattttaaagtgtAGTAGAGTAAATTAACTATGAATCATGCAAATCAAACCATTTAGTGAGCAAACTGACATCGAGtaaatgtttctgcagaaatctcaACGATGTCCTCAATTTTagtgctgtgtgtgaatgactGTACTACTGAAGGTGTTTAACGCTATAAGCTTGAAACTTGCCGACTATTTGATACAACTAATAGGTTTTCTGTTCATCAAATTCCCGTTTCCCTTTTGAGCAATATGGATGGTTTCTTCCTggtaaagacagagacacactaaTGACATCCAGAGCCAACCCCGACCAATTTGGGGCTCTGGGCACGATTTTACACGTGTGTATTGCACACAGATAAACAATATTACTGAAACTTAAGTCAGATCTTTTGTTTATCTTGACATTGGCTGATAGTGAAGTGTCTGGTGTGTCACAGCCCTGAGGTCTCTACAGTCtaactttactgttttggttaCCACACTCTTCGCTTCAAGGCAGCTGTTTGCGAGCAGCTTCTTACATTGAACCATTTCAAGCTGAAAGGTGAAAGTTTGTGAGCGATTTGTTTACacattgtttctgctgctcccAAGTGGCTCAGTTAAAAACCCCAGTAACTGCAGGTTTGTAACAACAGCCCACTGACTCTGTGTTTATTAATCATTTGCATAAAAGAATCTGCACCGGTCCCTCTTTTAACCTAATTAGAAGTTTAGGCAAGTAAGTCCATGTCTTCTGTGGAGAGCCTGAGGATCGATTGGCATCTGGAGTCTGTTGATGGAAACAGGCCATCACAGCCCTCAGGGAGAATGATCTTGGCAGATTAAGTCCTACGCCTACACCTGACACCTTCCCCACAAAGTTGTGTTTGTACTTATTGGTTTTTACCATAAACAAGAAGATTAAATCTTGAAGCTTGTCAGACAGTTTTCCTCATAATGAGGTGAGGCGGTGGGTGCGGCACAGTTTTTCTGAATCACACGAGGGGCTGACATATcatcaataaaatgtgatgagtCTAGCCTCATGCGAAATCATGCTGTGAAGATCTACAGCTCAGTCCTTGGCTCACACGGCAGGCTAGACTAGGCTAGCCACAGTCGGATGTTTTGCCAGAGACTCCGACTGGTTGTCTCAGTCATATCAGAGTGGTGGTGGTTTCTGAAGAAGCAGCCGTGTATGACGGCACAGCAGACAAATTAGGAACATGCAAAGTGCGCGCCTGCGACGAGACTGTAATTGTGATTACAGCAGAGCAAATGTCAGTTCAGAGCAAATAATTACAGACGGTGTCAGTCAGTTCTTAGTACGGTATTGTGACAGACTAAACACGGAGAGAGGGGCCCACTGAGGAGACAAGACTGTTTGATTTGGTTCCGACACCAACTGTGCATAGACAAACTGCACTGACAGCACAATGAGGAGGCCCGTGTGCTCAGTACAATATGCACTTGACAGGGAtgagtctgtgtgcatgtgtgttactgttGCTGTTGCTAGGGTACATTTGTAGGAGGCGAATTTCCTTttgaaaattagaaaaaaaaaaggaaaccgTTTAGCGAAAGGTCTCCAGATGCAACAAAATCATTTCGagtgtgtctgggtgtgtttgAGTTTGACAGAGGAAAGGAGATAATAATGTGCTTGTACTTTTTGTGAATGAGCTTAAGCTGTTGTAAGAATGATCTGACCTGACCTTTGCTCTTCCTTTTGTAGTCCATTCGTTGCGTTACCACCGTCTCTCCTCGTTTTCTCCTCTCACTCGCCATCACAGGTGATAGACAGCTCCGAGAGGTACTGACAGCTCTGAGCCTCTGCTTATCTGAACTGTGGGGAGGCTGGGAGAAACTCTGTCACACACCACTACCCACGCACTCCCACTAATGCACCTGGatcatatgcaaacacacacacacggacacactaATCAAACCTAGCGAAAGACAAATCCTAACTAGAGAACAGCTTGTGCTGAAACCATGATGTTTATCTCCCCTGTGTTTGTCCTCGTAGGTCCTTGACGCCTCTTCTTCCATTTGCCAGTACCTTGATGACAACAGCTGCTCCGCCCTCATCATCCTCGGCTTTGTGATGATGTCTCCGCTTGTGGTTGTGGCGGCCGCAGTTTTCTGCGGGCTACTCCGAAGGTTTCGAGTCTTGCTTTTCATCCAGCCGATCACACGTGCCTGGTACAAAGGGCGGCTGCTGGACTGGGTGGGCAGCGTCCACGCCTGGGTCTGACCGACACAGGTGTGGAACCACAGAGTCAGACACAAGGCAACAGAGCGTTAGATTAATGTTTTGTCAACCAGAAAGAACCAGGGGGTAGTAAAATGATCTGGAAGACACTATAATACAATGCAGTTCAATACGGCTCTGCTACAGATAATCTTTAttgtcagtttttgtttgaTTCAGGTACCGGAGTCACCCAATTCCTCTCATTTCCACTATTATACTTGACTTGTAGTACTGGTCTCCTCATCTAACtgtgataaagacagaaaataatccTATTTCCTGAAAACTACTTCTTCATGATTGAGGTCTGTAGGGTTGTTGCATTGAATTGCATGTTCAAAGgtgtctcttttattttgtctacCCCCTGCACACAGACTTTGGGGCATAATGTGATTTGTtataagtataaaaaaaataaaatagtgcaGAAGTTCATTGTAGCAGTTTTCACCTCAGTCTTATTTGTCTTTAAAGTAGAAACCAGTTGTATTTCTGTGAATCATAAAGCAAGTTTTTGTACTTGATTCCTGAACAGTGTACAGAAATCACAATGATCAAAAACACATCTTCAGTCGTGTTATTTGAGAgaacaacatgtaaaacagtcttttttttttgcagttttagaACAAACTGTTTAACAATGACAGTATTAAGTTAGATTTAGTTTCTAAAACTGCTATTTTGGTGATTTCCTATAGCAGATACTAACTAGGTAGACATGGATTTTTGTTTGAAGCGTGTTGCTGTGAAGTTATTTGTGGTTGCACATTAGTCTAGCAAAAAGTAAAAGCATACATTTTAGATTGATGATCTGAGTTTTACTTGGTCCAGCATGTTGGCCTCACTTCCCTGGGGCCTTCAAAGagtttgtaaaatgtctgattAAAAGCAGCATATGAGGAGTTTGATATTATCTGGGAGGTGAATTAAATGAACTCATCATGTTTGTACTCAACCAAGTTTATCTGATGTAGCATCATTAGCAGTCACGTCTTGTGGGAGGGCGTGTATGatacatatttcattttagtgGGTTGTTCAGGTCACATTGTACCATAAAAACGCCCCCTTTGTTATGAAAACAACAGGAGTCGACAGTACATGAGAGTAATGGATGTTTAGTGGGAACCAGGTGTTAAAGATAGATTTGAATCATCGGTCTCGGAGCTTATTGTGCTGCCTTTCAGGTCATTTAAATTTATCAGTGACACACGGGCTGCACATCCTTTTTATTAGTGCGTCCTCGCTCGGTAATTAAGTGTTCAAATTTGAGGGTTTTATTTCTCACAAGAAAGCCTTGAGTCATCATTCATGACGAGCAGTCAGTACATGCCCCTGTGCCAATGTTCTCATATTTAActctattcatttatttaaacctatttatttatctgtttatgtCAGTCATGTTGTTAACTCTCCAATTCGTGTAcattgtttgtttacagtgatgGAGATCTGTTGGTTCCAGTACAGAGAAaagagtaaaatgtattttacgtTTGATTGCAAGCCGGTAAATACCACGGCGGAAATGATTCATTGGAAAGGTTACAGAGGC contains the following coding sequences:
- the LOC113154259 gene encoding transmembrane protein 88, producing the protein MCGMDVDLDDGGSGEEEKEEEFWIGEGVKMLPPPVAHSEGSAWGSRRGRCGCVACGAALVLWNLCVVVASALLLAVVFSVVLLPAVLLLYAGFLCHSRVLDASSSICQYLDDNSCSALIILGFVMMSPLVVVAAAVFCGLLRRFRVLLFIQPITRAWYKGRLLDWVGSVHAWV